DNA sequence from the Butyricimonas faecalis genome:
TTTATTATAAATAATCACTCTATCTATACAAAGTTACATTTTTTACGCTCATTTCCTTCATCATTTTTATACTTTTGTCAAAAATTTCGCGCATGGGAATTATCACCATATTATTGATTGCAGTCGGATTAGCCATGGATAGTCTTGCCGTAAGTATCAGCGGTGGGATCGTCATGCGCCCTTTCTGTATGCGACAATCTTTACGTCTGGCCCTTACAATGGGTGGTTTTCAAGGGGGGATGACTTTACTCGGCTGGCTCATGGGAGTCAGTTTCAGTTCATACATTACCACCTTTGACCATTGGATTGCCTTCATCCTTCTCGGTTTTCTAGGCGGTAAGATGATCTACGAGTCTTTCGAGGAAGAAGAAACCACGATCTCATCTTTTTCCACCAAAACTCTTCTCACGTTAGGAGTAGCCACCAGTATAGATGCCCTTGCCGTGGGAGTCAGTATGGCCTTCCTCAAAACGAGCATTTATTTCCCCGCCTTCATCATCGGTTTCGTGACATTCGCCCTCTCCCTGATCGGTGTTATCGGTGGTTACCGTTTCGGAAAAATCAAAGGTATCAACGTCGAATTATTCGGTGGAATCATCCTCATCGCGATCGGAGTCAAAATACTCATCGAGCATTTGATGGAATAATTTTCCATTTTCAATTATATTTCTTATCTTTGCACTCACATATCTAGGGGGTAGACGTGGATTTGACAGCATGAAGAATAGGTATGTAAGCATGTCGGGCGTAGTGAAGCCGGCCCGTTAATCCCGGACGCAAAATTTTAATTGGCGAAAGAAATTACGCTCTTGCTGCCTAATCGAATAATAGTAGATTGAGGCTTAATCTCCGCTCAAGGTAGTGGAGACAAGACATCCCGCTGGCGGTCCCACCTTGTGCCAACCAGCATTCGGGGTGCAGGCAATACGAGGTTAGTCAACGTTTTGCTTCGTGACGTTGATGAAATAACAGAAGCTAAGGTACAGTTTGGGTGCTTTTTTCCGGGCTATACTCGAAAACCAACAAAAAGATAAGCATGTAGAAAGCATATTGATTCCGTGTTTGGACCAGGGTTCGATTCCCTGCTACTCCACCTCAAATTAGAAGTCACTGTTTATCGGTGCTTCTAATTTTATATCATTTTCAAAGTTCATTCTCTATCATTTTAGCACGTCACAATTATGGATATCTTGGAATTAAGAGAATATTGTCTATCTTTTCCGCACACGACAGAAGAATTTCCTTTTGACGAAACCACGTTAGTTTTCAAAGTTTTCAACAAAATGTTTTGTTGCACGGACATCATGCCATTCGAATGGATTGCTGTAAAATGTGATCCGAGCTGGGCCCTTGAGTTACGTGAAAAATATCCGGAAATAACCCCTGCATTTCACTTCAATAAAAAATACTGGAATGGAATTGATATGCACGGCACACTTCCCGACAAATTCATTGGAGAGCTTATCGAACATTCATTCCGGGAAGTCGTAAAGAAATTCCCACAACGTTTTATAAAAGAAAACTTTCCAGAATTCTCGCTAACTGCATCTAACCGAATAAACAAAGACTAACAGTTGGGGAGATTTTTACATTAACTTATTTTTGAACACACAACGTATTCCCCAACCGTCAGTCTGTAAAAATTATTATTAATCTTCTTGCTGCTGACGTTTCACCTCAGCAAGCACATCTTTCATATTCAAACCTGCCGCCTCGGCAATTCCCTTACCACAACGTTCATCTGCCTGATAGAAACGAGCAGCAACCCTCACTTTTATATCCATGGGAACGCCCTCCATCGCCGCAGCAACATTCGTATGGATCCGCATTTTTTCATCTTCCGGAACCAAACGATACAAATCACCCGGTTGCGTGTAATAATCTTTATCTTGTTGATAATGACTAGCCATTCCTTGAATTTCAAAAGGCGGTTGATTATAAGCGTGATTATCTACCGGGCCACCAAAACTGTTCGGCTCGTAATTCACGGCACCGCCACCGTTAGCATCCACTCGCATGGCACCGTCCCGGTGATAATTGTGCATTGGACAGCGAGGTGCGTTTACAGGAATGGAATCCGCATTAATCCCCAAACGGTAACGATGTGCATCACCGTAAGCGAACAGACGTCCCTGCAACATCTTGTCCGGTGAAAAACTGATTCCCGGGACCACGTTGGCCGGGTTGAAAGCAGACTGTTCCACGTCGGCAAAATAATTCTCCGGATTTCGGTTCAATTCGATCACACCCACCTCAATCAACGGGTAATCCTTATGACTCCAAACCTTTGTCAAGTCGAAAGGATTGAAACGATAGGTTTCCGCATCCTTCTCCGGCATGATCTGCACGCACATTTTCCATTTGGGAAAATCTCCCTTCTCAATACTCTCAAACAAATCCCGCTGGGAATGTTCACGATCTTTCGCCACGATCTTTTCCGCCTCTTCGTTCGTGAAATTGGCGATTCCTTGCATACAACGCAAATGGAATTTCACCCAACAACGTTCGTTATATTCGTTATAAAAACTGAACGTATGACTTCCGAAACCGTGCATGTGGCGAAAATCCTGAGGAATCCCCCGGTCACTCATCAAGATCATGACCTGGTGCAAAGTTTCTGGTGACAAACTCCAGAAGTCCCACATCGCCGTGTTACTTCTCAGGTTTGTCTTCGGATCCCGCTTTTGCGTGTGAATAAAATCGGGAAACTTCAACGGATCCCGGATAAAGAAAACAGGCGTGTTATTCCCGACCAGATCCCAGTTTCCCTCGTCGGTATAGAATTTCATGGCAAATCCCCGAACATCCCGTTCCGTATCGGCTGCACCCCGCTCTCCCGCTACCGTGGAGAAACGCATGAACACGTCGGTTTTCTTGCCAACCCGTGCAAAAATACTCGCTTTGGTGTAACGGGTAATGTCATTTGTCACCGTGAACGTACCAAATGCTCCGCTCCCCTTGGCATGTACGACACGTTCTGGAATTCGCTCCCGGTTAAAATGAGCCAATTTTTCGATTAGCCAAACGTTCTGTAAGAGAGCTGGTCCATGAGGCCCTGCAGTCTGAATGTTTTGATTATCACCAACCGGAGTCCCGGCTTCGGTGGTTAGTTTTTGTTTTCTTTCCATGGTTAATAGGTATATTCGTTATCATGTATACCGATTATACCTTATTAATCATTAAAAAGTTTTACAAACGAATCGAAATTTTACTCCGTTTTCGGTTTGCGGATGTAATGCGGCATCTCAAAAGGAATCTCCAAAGAAAATTCCACCAATCCCATAAATTCGCCATTCTCGTACCATGGGGTTTGGTAAATCAATTTTTTCACGCCGTTTTTCTCGATCGTGTAAGCATTCGTAGCATGTTCTGTCATCAACTGCACCAATTTAGTGCGGGCTGGTTCCGGATGACAATCTAACACATTCTGACCAACGAGATCACCGTGATTTGTTTTCTGTGACTTATCGTTCATTTGAAGGATCTTTCCCTCTTTATCGCACACCGTGATGGCCACGTTCAATTCTTTCATGTAATCCATAGCTGCCATTTTTTTAATTGATGCACAAAACTACAATTTTTCAGCATGTTGTTCTTCCATTTTCACGAATTAATAGTTTCCATCCACATTTTTCTTGAAATTTTCTTGAAAATATTTTGCAGTTTCCCTGAAAACCTCTATATTTGCATCGCTTTTGAGAAAAATTCCTTAGTAGCTCAGTTGGTTAGAGCGGCGGACTGTTAATCCGTAGGTCGTAGGTTCAAGTCCTACCTGAGGAGCCAAGAAGTTGAAAGCCAGTAGAGCTTCACAATCAAGTAACAAGGGCGCTTAGCTCAGCTGGTTCAGAGCATCTGGTTTACACCCAGAGGGTCGGGGGTTCGAATCCCTCAGCGCCCACGAAAGAGGTTCAAAAAGGACCTCTTTTTTATTTACCTACTTTTCAGGCTCACGTGAGCCATAAATTACTAACTTTATAACATAAATTACAATTATGATTAGAAAAATAAAAGTTACGGATTATCCTCGTTTAATGGAAATTTGGGAAAGTGCAGTATCGAGTACACATGATTTTCTTAAAGAGGAAGACTTTTTATATTACAAAGAACAACTTCCTATATATTTCCAGCATGTCACTCTATTCGGATTTGAACAAGAGGGAATCTTAATCGGATTTATGGGGATTGCAGAAGGGAACCTTGAAATGCTATTTATTGACAATAATTATCGAGGTACAGGAATAGGGAAAAAATTAATTACTTATGCCATAGATAATTTACAAGTAACGAAAGTCGATGTGAATGAGCAAAATATTCAAGCTGTCGGTTTTTATAAACATATAGGCTTTAACATATACAAAAGGTCAAACCTGGACGGTGAAGGGAAAGAATATCCTATTTTACACATGCAGCTGTAGTTTATAAACATAAGTAATATCAATCCGAGTGCCTGTCGGGCATCGGAGTTATTGACATCGATAACCATAAATGCATGACTTTAGATCACATCCGAACACCGGATTGTTAGATCTTGAAAAACATGGCCAAGGACCTAGTTGATTAGTACAACCATTATCTTGTCAGCAAAAAAACGACAATAATATGACGGAAAGGCAGACTTTACCAATTGGGATCTGAACCGATATGCTTGAACGATTTATTTGCGTGTCTGGTATTAACCCAGCTCCACAAGTTATTACAAACTTTTCAAAGAACTCATCCTATTTATAGCCAAAGCCACTTAAGTTTGACAAACTTTTAACGAACTTTTATTACATGAATCTTTTCAATAAATTTAAGCATTTATACGGGGCATAACGAAAAGGGTTATCAAAAAATGTGAAAGATTTTACCACGGAACGTAAATTACTGAAAAGTTCAAAACTCGCTTTCCCGTGATACTTTCCAACTCCACTCATCCCCACACCTCCGAAAGGCAAACGGGGATTTGCCAGATGCACAATCGTGTCGTTCACACAAGCCCCACCTGAAGAAGTCCGACTTAAAACTTCACGAGCCTCTCGCTTAGGTCCGAAATAATACAGCGCCAAGGGTTTATCCCGTTTATTCACAAAACGAATCACATCATCTATCTCCCTATAAGTCAGCACAGGCAGAATGGGACCAAATATCTCTTCCCGCATGATCAGACTATCAGCCTCCACGTCTATCAGTACCGTAGGTGCAATATACCTTTCCTCCACGTTCACTTCCCCTCCAAAAACCACTTGTCCTGAAGCATGTATTAAGTTCGCTAACCGTTCTGTTCCCTCCCGGTGAACAATCCGCGGATAATCGGGACTATCACACGGGCGATCCCCATAAAATCGTTTCACGGTCAATCTTACAGCCTCAACAAATTCTGCTCTTTGATTTTCATGCACAAACACGTAATCGGGGGCAACACATGTCTGCCCGGCATTAATAAATTTTCCCCAAGCCGTACGACGAGCCGCAATCTCCACGTTCGCACCACGTCCCACGATACAAGGACTTTTCCCTCCCAACTCTAAAGTTACTGGGGTTAAATGTTTCGCCGCCATTTCCATAACATGTTGTCCGAAATGGGAACCTCCTGTGAAAAAAATATAATCAAAACGCTCACTCAACAATAGCTCTGCCACATTCCCTTCTCCATCAAACACAGAAACATAACCAGGTTCAAAAACTGCTGCTACAATCTTTTTTATAACTTCTGCCGTTGCCGGGGCAAAAGGAGACGGTTTCAACACGACACAATTTCCGGCAGAGATGGCACCAATTAAAGGTTCCAACAATAATTGAAACGGGTAATTCCAAGGGGCAATAATCAACACAACACCATACGGCTCGTACATGATCCAGCTTTTCGAGGGCCAAACAGCCAGTGGGGTTGCCTGTCGTCGAGACTTCGCCCACTGTCTCAAATGTTTCACATGATAGTTAATCTCTCCCAGCACCATACCAATCTCCGTCAGGTAAGCCTCACCCTCTGATTTTCTCAAATCACTCCACAAGGCCGCATTTATCTCTTTCATTTGTCCGATAATAGCCCGTCTCAACGCTTTTAAACGTTCTATCCTGCAAGCAACATCCCTTGTCGTTCCCTTGTCAAAAAACTCCCGTAAAGGAATCGTGTACTTCTCTTTTCTATTTTCCGATTCTACCATATTCCAATCATTCCTATATCATGTTAAAATAACTGTTTCCCATGATATAAATAATTGGACACCATTAAGCTATGAAAGCAATTTCAAGTAGTCAAATGATAACCAATTATTTATATATCCGCAGATTCAACTCGCCAACGCAACTTTCATTTCAAAACAGATTCTTACTTTAACAAATTATCCAAAAACGTATAAAATTTAGGATCTTCACCAGAAATCATCTTCACAATATTCCCCTCCGGATCAATAATACATTTAGAAGGATACCCCGATACGGCATACATCAAAGATACATTCACGTTTTCATCATTAATCAATTGCACCCATGGTAATCCATGCTCTTCAACAGCTGCTTTCCATTTCTTTTCTGTATCATTACATGCAATTCCGATAAATTCCACTTTATCCTTATGCTTTGCATAGCTAACTTTCATATCGGGAATCCCTTTAATACACCATCCACACCAACTACCCCAGAAGTCAAGTACAACATATTTACCCCGAAAATCAGCAAGATGAACATCTTTTCCATGCAGATCTTTCAAGGTGAATTGTGGAGCAGGCATTCCTGGTTGAATTTTAGCTGCAGCTTTCTTTTGTGCCATTTGTTTCTCAGCCATTTTGATAAGCGTCAAAGCATAAGTAGCCATCACCCCACCTTTTATACTACTGTCCAACATGTCAAAAGCTGTCCGTTTCTTTTCATCTACTACATAACTGATTAAAGCAGCAGAAACTTTTTTCACCGGATTATTCTTTATATATGTGATCACGGTTTCTGAAATTTCATTCTGAACCATTTTTAAAGAATCCCGCACAAGGTTGATAAGATCAACATGATCCCCTCGTCCCTCCATCTCTGCAACTCGAGAACTTAATCTATTTGATTCCTGTTGATAACTCTTTAATTGATTTTCGACACTTCGCAAATTTTGATAAAATTCGCTCCCCATAATCTGATAATTTCCGGCCTCCCCTGTTACAACGGCCCTCTCTCCGGGGACAACAATCAAACGAATCGGGTTGAACATAGCAGCAATCAAGCCATTCACATCACCAGCCAAGGGTTTACAAATCAAACCGACAGAATAAACTACAGTCGTATCCGGCATATTAAAAGCAAACGTTCCATCCTGTAATGCAAGCGTATCCAGTTTAGAAGCAACACCAGTACTTGTATTCACAGATATAACTAGAAGTGTATCGCTCGGCACTTTCAATTTTCCACTAACTTGATAAGGCTTACTAGCTTCAGCAACACACACAATACAAATAAACAATCCTAATATGATTAATTTTTTCATCTTTTTATCTCTTTATTTTAACCCATTCAATAGCTCGTCAGTTTTAGTTTCTGATGGACGAGGAGCTGAAGCATCCATCATTTTTCCTTCTTTATCAAATATCATGAAACGAGGAATATTTGTAATACCATAAATTTCTGCACAAGTTTTTTGGTTCGCCTCCGGGATAAGATATTGCTCCCAAGTTGGCTTATCCGTAATCAATTTCTTTTTCCATGCAGCAATATCTGTATCTATTGAAATACTAACAAAACGAATAACCGAATGATCTTTATATTTCGCTACTAATTTTTCAATAAATGGAATTTCTTTACAACAAGGTCCACACCAAGTCGCCCAGAAATCGATATAAGTATATTTACCTTTCCCCACGACATCTTTTAAAGAAAAAGATTTTCCATTAATATCTACCATTTTCAAATCTGCAGCATCTGTACCCACGGCAGTGTTATCAATTATTTTTAACTGAGCACGTGCATATTCACAAGTTTGCGCATCCGTAGAAACATCTAAATATTCTCGATAAACACAGGGAAGTGTTTCCGAAATATTAGCACCCAACATCTGCATGAACAAATGTGCCGTAAGAAGTGTCCGTGCAACCTTATTTCGCATATCTTGATTTGACACGAACGTTTTCAAACAACGCAATTTCACTGCATTTACAGGCATTCCCTTTGGGTATAAATTCGGGTGTGCCCCCACATACCAATTCAAATAATACATTAAAGCTCTCTCTTGTAAAGTATCATTAAAATCAATCCCTTTTACATACTTCATGAAGTCCACATCCTTCTCCATGTCCACACCTATCTTTTGTTTAGCATCTGCATAACTGAAATAATGACTGGCAAGTTCATTCTTCAAACCTTTCTTTTCTTTTTCCACAAAGACCTTATCATCCACTTTATCCAGCGCTTCCTTTATCGGAACAAGCTTTTCATCAACATAACGGACGCAAGCTTTAAAATCAGGCACCACTTGCCATGCTTGTGCTGAAAACATCGGGGAAAGCGTGATTAGCTCCCGATGCAAATTAAGATAGGCCGTTTCTTTTCCCGTATCTCCGCTATAATGGGGAATAACACTTTCACCCTCAGCAACAAAATCAACATGTAAAGATTTTCCCGGGACAAAATATGCCACATAAAACTTTGTTTGCTTCCCTTCACCTATCTTCAAAAAGACCTCCTTGGCCCGTGATAACATATATTCTTTAGAAAACGTTCCATTTGCAGCCACTTTCAACGTATCAGGCTCTACTCCCTCCATTGAAAAATCACAAACCACACAAGGAGTATTGACAAACCCTTTCACGCTACCACTAAAATAAATTTTATCATGCTTTTGTCCAAAAAGAGATAAAGCGGACAAAATTATCATGCTAACAATTACAAATTTCTTCATGTCACGTCCTATTTATTCTGTTTTAATATCTCACGTACTTCTTCTGCCCCTCTTGGTGCTTTTACCACGTTCCCATCCGGGTCAATCAATATATAATAGGGAACCCCGTTACGTACTTGATATTTATTCACGTAAAAGTCATTATACCCTTGTTTCGTCAACACGTAATGCGGGAAAGGAACATTTATCCTTTCCATTGCTTTATGCCATGCCTTCAAATTTTTATCACATGAAACAGCGATCACTAACAAACGATCCTTGAATTCATCCTGTAAAGCTTTCACTTTGGGCATAGCATGAATACACATTCCGCACCAACTTGCCCAAAAGTCAACCAACATAAATTTACCTTCATGGACAACATCCACTAGATTTATTAATTTTCCGTCAAGATCATTCATTTCTAAATTCATTAATGGAGCCCCGATAACCGTCAATTTAGCATGTGCGATCCGTTCTTGGAAAAGCGCAAAACGTGCAGTATCTGTAGGTACTGAAAGAATAGACTTTTCCAATGTTTTCACTTGCTCTCCAGTCAGGTTATACCCTCTTAATAGCATTTGATTAGCAAACATAACAGAAACAACAGAACGAGGATGTGATAGAATAAATTCCCATTCAGCACTTTCGCCTCTTCGTCGCTCTTCTTTCAAACGCTGATACTCGGCATAATCCCGCTGTGCTTCTCCCCCCTCTACAATGAAAGGGGTTTCAGAAGTAACGCTATCATAATCATCAGCTTTTATCGCAATTTCTACATTTTCTACAAATAATGGAGTATATGTCCATTTTATCTGGCATGAAGTATCTTTCAAATGCAGCATCTGATTATTCGTTATTAACGTACACAAGAGAGGAGCGTCAAGTTTACCACGTAATTCGAAATAACCATTTTTCACCGTAGTCTCAACCAATGTAGAACTTTCACCTCCCAACAAATCTTTCTCTGCTGCCAAAAGCGATACTTCCACGCCATCCGGCATCCCGGGAATACGTCCCTTAATCACAAAACCTTTTTCTTGTGCAAATAAGGACATACACCCAAAAAGGGAAACTATAAATAAAGAGAATATTTTCATCATTTCCATATTTATTATTTTACATCACGTACAAAACGAACACTCAACATTTCTGCCTCTGCTTCCATACTTTGACGATAAACTTGCGAAGAATCATAATACAATTTTCTATAATAATAATATTCTCCCTCTTTAGAATCATCTCTCGTCGAGGTCCAATAGAAACCATAAGTCCCAATAAATCGGTATCCCGGAGTTGCCATGATCATGTAAGGAGTATAATAACCTGCCATTTGAAAACCTAGCATGGCACCTTCGTCAGTTTGTTTCATCAATGCTCCGCTCACATCACCTCTCCAGTCCAACTCATCCGCTTCCGCTCTTGACATTCCTAATGCTTGTTCCAATCCTTTCCAATCTTCATCCGAAGGCAAACGCCATCCTTCCGGCACAGCTTCTAAAGCACCTTGACGAGTATAAAGAAACCCATATTTTTCAGAAAATTTATCTTCAGGATTCCCCTCTCCACTATGTGCATAATCTACATAAAAACGACACTTGGTCTGATCATCTATTTTATAATGAGAATTTTCCATCATCCAATCCTTTCCACCAATACGTACCCAATGATATTCAAAACCATCCCGTTCGTCTGTAAAGGTTCCGGATGCCTCCGGTGTAATAGCAGGCAATGTAAAATTATCATCATCACTACAGCCAAGCCCCAATAGAGCTAGTAGCATATATACGGCAATCTTGTATAAATTCATCGCTATATCTTTTAATATATGTAACCTAAATCAACTATTAAATCACTTAACATCCGAGCCCGCTTGATTACTTTAGGGTAATCTGCAAATTTCGCTTTAATCTCTTCCATTGTATACGTGAAAATAAATTCCGTGAAAGAGGTAATATCTTCATCCTTTGTCGGATAGAGGCCCACTGTTCGCATCTCAAAAGAACCGAACCGAATATAATGTTGCGTCACGAATCCTGCTTCATACTGATGCTTCATGTTAATCTCCTCGCTCTGAGTCGGGTTATCTTTTGTGCTAAATTTTCCCCCATGCAATCCATCACATACAGCATAAAACTCCTCTAACGCCGCTTCATTATTAATAAACTGATTACCTAAATAACTCGCAAAAATAGAAGAAGCCAAACTTTTCTTCTGTACATCTGTTTTACTCGTGATGTCACTCCCTACTGCAATTACGACACTCCGTTGTCCCGCAACAGCCGTTAAAGTAACCATAGTATTACCGGACATATAAGAAATAGAAGCAGGAACAAACCAAGAGAAAGGTTTTAACGATGTTGACAAATGCGGCAAAACATACTCTTTCAAGAAAGTTACTGCAGCCCTTTTATCCTCAATGGATTGTAAATAGCCATACTTGTAATCAATAGAGCCACCAACCATGCCGCTACCTAACGTATATCCGATATCCAATAGTTCAGTTTTATACTGCATATCACCGTTATAATCAATGCCTAACTCTTCATGACGAAGAGTATCATTAAAAAGTAAATAACTTTTCTCTGTTGTATAAAACTCTCGACGCAAAACAGATTCCTCATCCGTTGCATTCGGATCTGGTGCAAAACAATCCGTTATCGTGTCTACCTCAGGAGTCAATGCATCTTCATCACCACAAGCAACCACTCCTAACAGGAGCAATACACTTATATATATAAAACAATATCTCATAATTTTACTTTAATCTTTAGGGGTTGTTACTGTATACGCTCTCCAAGGACGTTCATTATTTACCATACCGGTATTGAAATCAAGAACTTCCTGAGGAATAGGTAAAATATAAGCCGCATCATTAGGCTCCAACGTAAATACATGAGTTTCTAACATCTGTGTTGAGGCGCCATTATCATAATACGTGTAATTATGTGTCAATAATTTCGAATCCGGATACTTCTCACACACACCATAACGCCTCAAATCAAACCAACGATGTCCCTCCAACGCTAGTTCTTTACGACGTTCCTCTCGAACTACTTCAACCAAGTCTCTCCCAGCCTCAGTAACTTCATAATTACTACCATCAAGATAACGTTTTTCACGCAATGCATTCAATTGCTTCCTCGCCTCATCCTCGTCATCCAAATAAACAGCTGCCTCCGCTTTATTTAAATACGCCTCTGCCGTACGGAAAAGGAACTTATCAGAAACCTCACATTGTTGATTAAACCAACCGGTATTATACTCTACATTATAATAATTAGCATCTGTTTCCGGATCAAGATAGCCTGTAACCCCCGGCCCGAAAGAGATCTTGGTATACCCGATAAACGTGTTGCGCTTCCACCACCACTGACTTTTTCGTAAATCATTTTCCGCATACACATCATATAACTCATGTGCCACCCGGAAATTTTGGTAATCATATTTCAAGAAACAAGGCACATCATTCCCTCCCATAGAAAAAAGAACTTCTTTAGAGTTTTTTGACAGGAAACCATCATAAGACTTCCGACTATTTAAATCAATCAAATAACCATTTGCTTTCAACACTTTATCTGCATAATCAGACGCTAACTTCCAATTTTGCATATAAAGATAAACTCGACTTAATAACAAATTCACAGCATTTATATCAGCCTGATATATACTCTGATGCGTTGTTTGCGATAAACATTCTTCAGCTATCTTCAAATCGCCCAGAACCTGCTCGTACACCTCTTGCACTGTATTACGAGAATATTTTATGTCATTCACCTTTTCCTCTGTTTTTATCGGGACTGCCGGATCGGTCGCCGCTGTTAAAGGATCATACGATTTACCATACAAATTAGCTAGCCAAAAATAATAAGTTGCACGTAAAAAATGAGCTTCTCCATTCACACGCAAGGCTCCTATTTTCTCTTCATCAGAATTTTGTGGGACATCTTTAACGCTAGCAATAATATTATTAGCCACATTAATCAATCGATAAGTCTCTGTCCATGTCGCATTTTCTGCCAAGAACCCGGAATAAGCATCATTCTGTCCGACTCTTTGCTGCCACGTGTAGTAGCCAAACACGTCACCTTTAAGACTACCG
Encoded proteins:
- a CDS encoding catalase, with protein sequence MERKQKLTTEAGTPVGDNQNIQTAGPHGPALLQNVWLIEKLAHFNRERIPERVVHAKGSGAFGTFTVTNDITRYTKASIFARVGKKTDVFMRFSTVAGERGAADTERDVRGFAMKFYTDEGNWDLVGNNTPVFFIRDPLKFPDFIHTQKRDPKTNLRSNTAMWDFWSLSPETLHQVMILMSDRGIPQDFRHMHGFGSHTFSFYNEYNERCWVKFHLRCMQGIANFTNEEAEKIVAKDREHSQRDLFESIEKGDFPKWKMCVQIMPEKDAETYRFNPFDLTKVWSHKDYPLIEVGVIELNRNPENYFADVEQSAFNPANVVPGISFSPDKMLQGRLFAYGDAHRYRLGINADSIPVNAPRCPMHNYHRDGAMRVDANGGGAVNYEPNSFGGPVDNHAYNQPPFEIQGMASHYQQDKDYYTQPGDLYRLVPEDEKMRIHTNVAAAMEGVPMDIKVRVAARFYQADERCGKGIAEAAGLNMKDVLAEVKRQQQED
- a CDS encoding diguanylate cyclase; its protein translation is MDYMKELNVAITVCDKEGKILQMNDKSQKTNHGDLVGQNVLDCHPEPARTKLVQLMTEHATNAYTIEKNGVKKLIYQTPWYENGEFMGLVEFSLEIPFEMPHYIRKPKTE
- a CDS encoding aldehyde dehydrogenase, encoding MVESENRKEKYTIPLREFFDKGTTRDVACRIERLKALRRAIIGQMKEINAALWSDLRKSEGEAYLTEIGMVLGEINYHVKHLRQWAKSRRQATPLAVWPSKSWIMYEPYGVVLIIAPWNYPFQLLLEPLIGAISAGNCVVLKPSPFAPATAEVIKKIVAAVFEPGYVSVFDGEGNVAELLLSERFDYIFFTGGSHFGQHVMEMAAKHLTPVTLELGGKSPCIVGRGANVEIAARRTAWGKFINAGQTCVAPDYVFVHENQRAEFVEAVRLTVKRFYGDRPCDSPDYPRIVHREGTERLANLIHASGQVVFGGEVNVEERYIAPTVLIDVEADSLIMREEIFGPILPVLTYREIDDVIRFVNKRDKPLALYYFGPKREAREVLSRTSSGGACVNDTIVHLANPRLPFGGVGMSGVGKYHGKASFELFSNLRSVVKSFTFFDNPFRYAPYKCLNLLKRFM
- a CDS encoding TlpA family protein disulfide reductase, translating into MKKLIILGLFICIVCVAEASKPYQVSGKLKVPSDTLLVISVNTSTGVASKLDTLALQDGTFAFNMPDTTVVYSVGLICKPLAGDVNGLIAAMFNPIRLIVVPGERAVVTGEAGNYQIMGSEFYQNLRSVENQLKSYQQESNRLSSRVAEMEGRGDHVDLINLVRDSLKMVQNEISETVITYIKNNPVKKVSAALISYVVDEKKRTAFDMLDSSIKGGVMATYALTLIKMAEKQMAQKKAAAKIQPGMPAPQFTLKDLHGKDVHLADFRGKYVVLDFWGSWCGWCIKGIPDMKVSYAKHKDKVEFIGIACNDTEKKWKAAVEEHGLPWVQLINDENVNVSLMYAVSGYPSKCIIDPEGNIVKMISGEDPKFYTFLDNLLK
- a CDS encoding MmcQ/YjbR family DNA-binding protein translates to MDILELREYCLSFPHTTEEFPFDETTLVFKVFNKMFCCTDIMPFEWIAVKCDPSWALELREKYPEITPAFHFNKKYWNGIDMHGTLPDKFIGELIEHSFREVVKKFPQRFIKENFPEFSLTASNRINKD
- a CDS encoding TlpA family protein disulfide reductase, producing the protein MKKFVIVSMIILSALSLFGQKHDKIYFSGSVKGFVNTPCVVCDFSMEGVEPDTLKVAANGTFSKEYMLSRAKEVFLKIGEGKQTKFYVAYFVPGKSLHVDFVAEGESVIPHYSGDTGKETAYLNLHRELITLSPMFSAQAWQVVPDFKACVRYVDEKLVPIKEALDKVDDKVFVEKEKKGLKNELASHYFSYADAKQKIGVDMEKDVDFMKYVKGIDFNDTLQERALMYYLNWYVGAHPNLYPKGMPVNAVKLRCLKTFVSNQDMRNKVARTLLTAHLFMQMLGANISETLPCVYREYLDVSTDAQTCEYARAQLKIIDNTAVGTDAADLKMVDINGKSFSLKDVVGKGKYTYIDFWATWCGPCCKEIPFIEKLVAKYKDHSVIRFVSISIDTDIAAWKKKLITDKPTWEQYLIPEANQKTCAEIYGITNIPRFMIFDKEGKMMDASAPRPSETKTDELLNGLK
- a CDS encoding manganese efflux pump MntP is translated as MGIITILLIAVGLAMDSLAVSISGGIVMRPFCMRQSLRLALTMGGFQGGMTLLGWLMGVSFSSYITTFDHWIAFILLGFLGGKMIYESFEEEETTISSFSTKTLLTLGVATSIDALAVGVSMAFLKTSIYFPAFIIGFVTFALSLIGVIGGYRFGKIKGINVELFGGIILIAIGVKILIEHLME
- a CDS encoding GNAT family N-acetyltransferase, with protein sequence MIRKIKVTDYPRLMEIWESAVSSTHDFLKEEDFLYYKEQLPIYFQHVTLFGFEQEGILIGFMGIAEGNLEMLFIDNNYRGTGIGKKLITYAIDNLQVTKVDVNEQNIQAVGFYKHIGFNIYKRSNLDGEGKEYPILHMQL